In Streptomyces qaidamensis, one DNA window encodes the following:
- a CDS encoding Rne/Rng family ribonuclease yields MLEPTEPTEGSEQNTPSDTLPPRRRRRAASRPAGPPTGASSDAPAETVAPAIPVAEAEDLAADVVEADEVEETVAEAEQAPEAVETAAAPAPPKRRRAVRRVSAPAGAPEAEETAETVVPVTAVAEPAEAAPAASAEVSEDAAPKRTRRRATRTVTSPSAAPAEAAAETVAAPAEADGPEPAVVAEGAAEGAEAAEEAAPRRTRRRASRRASAPAGAPSAADAVEGNAEEAKAPVTENPAAEPARASEATASETAAAEPAPAAEIPAETAAEAAEPAEETGPRRRRRVVRRAAGGFAEPAQPAKGARASKAAARASADAADGESEPPSRPRRPAVALFQAPVFTEPQFQTPERAAAAAAAEAVGAEEPEETEESVPAEAPREEPTGGSRRRRRRRGAADDAEAQAPETTAVGTTADDITDDEVEEADESAEDQADGDDQEESEGTGSRRRRRRGGRRRRRGESADSDGEGGEDAESEQGAAQDTEDGAEEDDEDSDDATDRDESGGSSSSRRRRRRRRRAGDSGTESEPSDGDPERTVVKVREPRPKAEPSDEVQSIKGSTRLEAKKQRRREGREQGRRRVPIITEAEFLARREAVERVMVVRQHGDRTQIGVLEDNVLVEHYVNKEQSTSYVGNVYLGKVQNVLPSMEAAFIDIGKGRNAVLYAGEVNFEALGMANGPRRIESALKSGQSVLVQVTKDPIGHKGARLTSQVSLPGRYLVYVPEGSMTGISRKLPDTERARLKTILKKIVPEDAGVIVRTAAEGASEDELRRDVERLQQQWEEIQKKAKNGNAPTLLYGEPDMTVRVVRDIFNEDFSKVVVSGDEAWSTIHGYVSHVAPDLAERLSKWTSEVDVFATYRIDEQLAKALDRKVWLPSGGSLVIDRTEAMVVVDVNTGKFTGQGGNLEETVTRNNLEAAEEIVRQLRLRDLGGIIVIDFIDMVLESNRDLVLRRLLECLGRDRTKHQVAEVTSLGLVQMTRKRVGQGLLESFSETCVHCNGRGVIVHMEQPTAPGGGGKRKKRARAGAAEQPHVHEAAVETAEQEAETEAEVGAEVAEPIALPEPSFEPDEELYSSAAEAEAAAGRGRSRRRASRRASAPAGAPRGETAEPKAEQGRDKARRGRGRAGQAEAEVPTAQDVTAEQEVARPVQPEPAAEAQAEPMAVEDPVVETAAAQAAQVAPAAPAEDAAPKGRTRRRATRKVSAPAGSPAGAEAAVVTVAETAPAVPEAEAAEVPEPAVQPEAPAESAAPARPRRRAVRKPTVSTASEETAVVVVPSAASEEAASNEAASAEVASGEHVSAEAPQAPASDGAVTEEAAEESAPAKKAARKTAKKVTAKKAATTKKTAAKKTAAKKTTAKKAAKTTKTAVKKTASKKTVAAEQSASSASSVSASTDEG; encoded by the coding sequence ATGCTCGAACCGACCGAACCCACAGAGGGTTCCGAACAGAACACTCCCAGCGACACCCTGCCGCCCCGCCGGCGGCGGCGTGCTGCTTCCCGCCCGGCGGGTCCGCCCACCGGGGCCTCCTCCGACGCGCCGGCGGAGACCGTCGCGCCGGCCATACCGGTCGCCGAGGCCGAGGATCTCGCGGCTGACGTCGTAGAGGCCGACGAGGTCGAAGAAACCGTTGCCGAGGCGGAGCAGGCTCCCGAGGCCGTCGAGACCGCTGCCGCGCCCGCGCCGCCCAAGCGGCGTCGCGCCGTGCGCCGTGTCTCCGCACCCGCCGGCGCTCCCGAGGCCGAGGAGACCGCCGAGACCGTGGTCCCGGTGACCGCCGTCGCCGAGCCGGCCGAGGCCGCCCCTGCCGCCTCCGCCGAGGTGTCCGAGGACGCCGCCCCCAAGCGCACCCGGCGCCGCGCCACGCGCACCGTCACCTCGCCCTCCGCCGCCCCGGCGGAGGCCGCCGCCGAGACGGTCGCGGCCCCGGCCGAGGCCGACGGTCCGGAGCCGGCCGTCGTGGCCGAGGGCGCCGCCGAAGGTGCCGAGGCCGCTGAAGAGGCTGCTCCGCGTCGGACTCGCCGGCGTGCCTCGCGGCGGGCGTCCGCGCCCGCCGGGGCGCCTTCCGCCGCGGACGCGGTGGAAGGGAACGCCGAGGAGGCGAAGGCACCTGTGACCGAGAACCCCGCCGCCGAGCCCGCCCGCGCGTCCGAGGCCACCGCCTCCGAGACCGCTGCCGCCGAGCCCGCCCCCGCTGCCGAGATCCCGGCCGAAACCGCCGCCGAAGCTGCCGAACCGGCTGAGGAGACGGGTCCGCGGCGCCGCCGCCGGGTCGTGCGCCGGGCCGCCGGCGGCTTCGCCGAGCCCGCCCAGCCCGCCAAGGGCGCGCGGGCCTCGAAGGCCGCCGCCCGGGCGTCCGCGGACGCGGCCGACGGCGAGAGCGAGCCGCCCTCGCGTCCGAGGCGGCCCGCCGTCGCGCTGTTCCAGGCGCCCGTCTTCACCGAGCCCCAGTTCCAGACGCCGGAGCGGGCCGCTGCCGCTGCCGCCGCCGAAGCGGTCGGGGCGGAGGAGCCCGAGGAGACCGAGGAGTCCGTGCCGGCCGAGGCCCCGCGTGAGGAGCCGACCGGCGGTTCGCGTCGCCGGCGTCGGCGCCGGGGTGCCGCCGACGACGCCGAGGCCCAGGCTCCCGAGACCACCGCCGTCGGCACCACCGCCGACGACATCACCGACGACGAGGTGGAGGAGGCCGACGAGTCCGCCGAGGACCAGGCCGACGGTGACGACCAGGAGGAGTCCGAGGGCACCGGCTCGCGCCGTCGCCGTCGCCGGGGCGGCCGCCGCCGCAGGCGCGGTGAGTCCGCCGACTCCGACGGTGAGGGCGGCGAGGACGCCGAGTCCGAGCAGGGTGCCGCGCAGGACACCGAGGACGGCGCCGAGGAGGACGACGAGGACTCCGACGACGCCACCGACCGCGACGAGTCCGGCGGCTCCAGCAGCAGCCGCCGTCGCCGTCGCCGCCGTCGCCGTGCCGGTGACTCCGGCACCGAGTCCGAGCCCTCCGACGGCGACCCCGAGCGCACGGTCGTCAAGGTCCGCGAGCCCCGCCCCAAGGCCGAGCCGTCCGACGAGGTGCAGTCCATCAAGGGCTCGACCCGTCTGGAGGCCAAGAAGCAGCGCCGCCGCGAAGGCCGCGAGCAGGGCCGCCGCCGCGTGCCGATCATCACCGAGGCCGAGTTCCTGGCCCGCCGCGAGGCCGTCGAGCGTGTGATGGTCGTGCGCCAGCACGGCGACCGCACGCAGATCGGCGTCCTCGAGGACAACGTGCTCGTCGAGCACTACGTCAACAAGGAGCAGTCGACCTCGTACGTCGGCAACGTCTACCTCGGCAAGGTGCAGAACGTGCTGCCGTCGATGGAGGCCGCCTTCATCGACATCGGCAAGGGCCGCAACGCGGTGCTGTACGCCGGTGAGGTCAACTTCGAGGCGCTGGGCATGGCCAACGGGCCGCGGCGTATCGAGTCCGCCCTGAAGTCCGGGCAGTCCGTGCTCGTCCAGGTGACGAAGGACCCCATCGGTCACAAGGGCGCCCGTCTGACCAGCCAGGTCTCCCTGCCGGGCCGTTACCTCGTGTACGTGCCCGAGGGCTCGATGACCGGCATCAGCCGCAAGCTGCCCGACACCGAGCGGGCCCGGCTGAAGACCATCCTCAAGAAGATCGTCCCCGAGGACGCGGGCGTCATCGTGCGCACCGCCGCCGAGGGCGCGAGCGAGGACGAACTGCGCCGGGACGTCGAGCGGCTGCAGCAGCAGTGGGAGGAGATCCAGAAGAAGGCCAAGAACGGCAACGCGCCGACGCTGCTGTACGGCGAGCCGGACATGACCGTCCGGGTCGTGCGCGACATCTTCAACGAGGACTTCTCCAAGGTCGTCGTCAGCGGCGACGAGGCGTGGTCGACCATCCACGGGTACGTCTCGCACGTCGCGCCGGACCTCGCCGAGCGGCTGTCGAAGTGGACCTCCGAGGTCGACGTCTTCGCCACGTACCGGATCGACGAGCAGCTCGCCAAGGCCCTCGACCGCAAGGTCTGGCTGCCCAGCGGCGGTTCGCTGGTGATCGACCGGACCGAGGCGATGGTCGTCGTCGACGTCAACACCGGCAAGTTCACCGGCCAGGGCGGCAACCTGGAGGAGACGGTCACCAGGAACAACCTGGAGGCGGCCGAGGAGATCGTGCGTCAGCTGCGGCTGCGCGACCTCGGCGGCATCATCGTCATCGACTTCATCGACATGGTGCTGGAGTCCAACCGGGACCTGGTGCTGCGGCGCCTGCTGGAGTGCCTGGGCCGCGACCGTACGAAGCACCAGGTCGCCGAGGTGACCTCGCTGGGGCTCGTGCAGATGACCCGCAAGCGGGTCGGGCAGGGCCTGCTGGAGTCCTTCTCCGAGACGTGTGTCCACTGCAACGGCCGTGGTGTCATCGTGCACATGGAGCAGCCGACGGCCCCCGGGGGCGGCGGCAAGCGCAAGAAGCGCGCGCGTGCCGGTGCCGCCGAGCAGCCGCACGTGCACGAGGCCGCCGTCGAGACCGCCGAGCAGGAGGCCGAGACCGAGGCGGAGGTCGGAGCCGAGGTCGCCGAGCCGATCGCGCTGCCCGAGCCGTCCTTCGAGCCCGACGAGGAGCTGTACAGCAGCGCCGCCGAGGCGGAGGCCGCTGCCGGCCGTGGCCGGTCGCGACGCCGGGCGAGCCGGCGGGCGTCGGCTCCGGCGGGTGCCCCGCGGGGTGAGACGGCGGAGCCCAAGGCCGAGCAGGGCAGGGACAAGGCCCGGCGCGGCCGGGGCCGGGCCGGGCAGGCCGAGGCCGAGGTGCCGACGGCTCAGGACGTGACCGCCGAGCAGGAGGTCGCCCGTCCGGTGCAGCCGGAGCCGGCCGCCGAGGCGCAGGCCGAGCCGATGGCCGTGGAGGACCCGGTGGTCGAGACCGCGGCCGCGCAGGCCGCGCAGGTCGCTCCGGCCGCTCCGGCCGAGGACGCCGCGCCCAAGGGCCGTACCCGGCGGCGGGCCACCCGCAAGGTGTCCGCTCCGGCCGGTTCTCCGGCAGGGGCCGAGGCGGCGGTGGTGACGGTCGCGGAGACCGCACCGGCGGTGCCCGAGGCCGAGGCCGCCGAGGTGCCGGAGCCGGCCGTTCAGCCCGAGGCGCCCGCAGAGAGCGCCGCCCCGGCCCGTCCGCGGCGCCGTGCGGTGCGCAAGCCCACCGTGTCCACGGCGTCCGAGGAGACGGCCGTCGTGGTCGTCCCGTCGGCCGCGTCCGAGGAGGCCGCGTCCAACGAGGCCGCGTCCGCGGAGGTCGCGTCCGGGGAGCACGTGTCCGCGGAGGCCCCGCAGGCGCCCGCGTCCGACGGTGCCGTCACGGAGGAGGCCGCCGAGGAGTCGGCCCCCGCCAAGAAGGCGGCCCGCAAGACGGCGAAGAAGGTCACGGCGAAGAAGGCCGCCACCACCAAGAAGACCGCGGCGAAGAAGACCGCCGCCAAGAAGACGACGGCCAAGAAGGCGGCGAAGACGACCAAGACCGCCGTCAAGAAGACCGCGTCGAAGAAGACCGTGGCGGCGGAGCAGTCGGCGTCGTCCGCGTCCTCCGTCTCGGCCTCCACCGACGAGGGCTGA
- a CDS encoding GNAT family N-acetyltransferase, whose amino-acid sequence MDNISIRPARPAELSAVATLRWEWLVENGLEDLGEREDFVRHFVTWAEENANSHRCLVLVRDDRVIGMAWLAVVQRVPTPRAPRRASGDLQCVYVVPEARDGGLGGRLIQAVLDGARELGLERVTVHSSPRAIPAYARSGFQESPRLLQAQVTRA is encoded by the coding sequence ATGGACAACATCAGCATCCGCCCGGCCCGGCCCGCCGAGCTCTCCGCAGTGGCCACCCTCCGCTGGGAGTGGCTCGTCGAGAACGGCTTGGAGGACCTCGGCGAACGCGAGGACTTCGTACGGCACTTCGTCACCTGGGCGGAGGAGAACGCGAACTCCCACCGCTGCCTGGTCCTCGTCCGGGACGACCGGGTCATCGGCATGGCCTGGCTCGCGGTGGTGCAGCGGGTGCCCACGCCCCGGGCGCCGCGGCGGGCCTCCGGCGATCTCCAGTGCGTGTACGTCGTACCCGAGGCGCGGGACGGCGGGCTGGGCGGGCGGCTCATCCAGGCCGTCCTGGACGGAGCACGCGAACTCGGACTGGAACGCGTGACCGTGCACTCCAGTCCGCGGGCCATCCCCGCGTACGCCCGCAGCGGCTTCCAGGAGTCACCCCGGCTGCTCCAGGCGCAGGTCACCCGCGCGTGA
- a CDS encoding TIGR03936 family radical SAM-associated protein: MQRIRLRYTKRGRLRFTSHRDFQRAFERALRRAEVPMAYSAGFTPHPKVSYANAAPTGTGSEAEYLEIALTAPRDPEQLRALLDESLPTGLDITEAVEARTSGLADRLTASVWELRLDGVPPEEARRAADAFNAAEAVEVQRLAKNGVRTFDARSAVASLEVHDLTETHSSQADRPTDQPCAILRLVVRHVTPAVRPDDVLSGLRAVADLAPPVPAAVTRLAQGLFDEETGTVTDPLAPDREAVEAPAEPTAAATAPA, from the coding sequence GTGCAGCGCATCCGTCTGCGCTACACCAAGCGCGGCCGCCTCCGGTTCACCAGCCACCGTGACTTCCAGCGCGCCTTCGAGCGTGCGTTGCGCCGTGCCGAGGTGCCGATGGCCTACTCGGCGGGCTTCACACCGCACCCGAAGGTGTCGTACGCCAATGCCGCACCCACCGGCACGGGCAGTGAGGCGGAGTACCTGGAGATCGCCCTCACCGCGCCCCGCGACCCGGAGCAGCTCAGGGCCCTCCTCGACGAGTCGCTTCCCACCGGCCTCGACATCACCGAGGCGGTCGAGGCCCGCACCTCGGGGCTCGCCGACCGGCTGACGGCTTCCGTCTGGGAGCTCCGGCTGGACGGAGTGCCGCCGGAGGAGGCCCGCCGAGCGGCGGACGCCTTCAACGCGGCCGAGGCCGTCGAAGTCCAGCGCCTCGCCAAGAACGGCGTCCGCACGTTCGACGCCCGCTCCGCGGTTGCGAGCCTGGAGGTCCACGACCTCACGGAAACGCACAGTTCGCAGGCTGATAGGCCGACCGACCAGCCCTGTGCGATACTGCGGCTGGTTGTTCGGCACGTGACGCCTGCCGTACGACCCGACGACGTCCTGTCCGGTCTCCGCGCCGTGGCCGACCTGGCGCCGCCGGTCCCCGCAGCGGTGACCAGGCTGGCGCAGGGGCTGTTCGATGAAGAGACCGGCACGGTGACCGACCCGCTCGCGCCCGACCGCGAGGCAGTCGAGGCCCCGGCCGAACCGACTGCCGCCGCGACGGCGCCGGCGTAA
- the rplU gene encoding 50S ribosomal protein L21, with product MYAIVRSGGRQHKVAVGDIVEVDKISTAKVGDSVELSTLLVVDGDAVTSDPWVLAGIKVQAEVVDHHKGQKIDILRYKNKTGYRRRQGHRQQYTAIKVTEIPTAAK from the coding sequence GTGTACGCCATCGTGCGCAGCGGTGGTCGCCAGCACAAGGTTGCTGTCGGCGACATCGTTGAGGTTGACAAGATTTCCACTGCCAAGGTTGGCGACTCGGTCGAGCTCTCGACCCTGCTCGTTGTCGACGGCGACGCCGTGACCAGCGACCCGTGGGTGCTGGCCGGCATCAAGGTCCAGGCCGAGGTCGTGGACCACCACAAGGGCCAGAAGATCGACATTCTGCGCTACAAGAACAAGACGGGTTACCGCCGTCGCCAGGGCCACCGCCAGCAGTACACGGCGATCAAGGTCACTGAGATCCCCACGGCTGCGAAGTAA
- a CDS encoding helix-turn-helix domain-containing protein: MPIAVDIDVMLAKRKMSVGELAERVGITPANLAVLKNGRAKAVRFSTLAALCEVLECQPGDLLRWETQEAAGPVSGSTADSTMA, from the coding sequence ATGCCCATCGCCGTCGACATCGACGTGATGCTGGCCAAACGCAAGATGTCCGTGGGCGAACTGGCGGAACGCGTCGGCATCACCCCCGCCAACCTGGCGGTCCTCAAGAACGGCCGTGCCAAGGCGGTCCGCTTCTCGACCCTCGCCGCGCTGTGCGAGGTGCTGGAGTGCCAGCCGGGCGATCTGCTGCGCTGGGAGACGCAGGAGGCGGCCGGCCCTGTGTCCGGCTCGACGGCCGACTCGACAATGGCCTGA
- the rpmA gene encoding 50S ribosomal protein L27 → MAHKKGASSTRNGRDSNAQRLGVKRFGGQVVNAGEILVRQRGTHFHPGSGVGRGGDDTLFALSAGAVQFGTHRGRKVVNIVPVA, encoded by the coding sequence ATGGCACACAAGAAGGGCGCATCGTCCACCCGGAACGGTCGCGACTCCAATGCCCAGCGGCTCGGCGTGAAGCGCTTCGGCGGTCAGGTCGTCAACGCGGGTGAGATCCTGGTCCGTCAGCGTGGCACCCACTTCCACCCGGGCTCCGGCGTCGGCCGTGGTGGCGACGACACGCTGTTCGCGCTCTCGGCGGGTGCGGTGCAGTTCGGCACCCACCGTGGCCGCAAGGTCGTGAACATCGTTCCGGTCGCCTGA